Proteins encoded by one window of Cyclobacteriaceae bacterium:
- a CDS encoding dienelactone hydrolase family protein, whose amino-acid sequence MAHQKNIIEAGKPLKDAKKALIMLHGRGASAQDILSLKEYLPVDDFYIAAPQATNFTWYPYSFMAPVPQNEPWLSSALKLLNSLVSDIEAGGIKSENIFVLGFSQGACLTLEFATRNARRWGGVASLTGGLIGEKIHAENYLGNFSGTPVYISNSNNDPHVPLSRSEESKKIMESMGAVVSLQIFPNRPHTILKEELDAVSRMMANQ is encoded by the coding sequence ATGGCACATCAAAAAAATATTATCGAAGCGGGCAAGCCGTTAAAGGATGCAAAGAAAGCGTTGATTATGTTGCATGGTCGTGGAGCGAGTGCGCAGGATATACTTTCATTAAAGGAATATCTTCCGGTTGATGATTTTTACATCGCAGCGCCACAGGCCACCAACTTTACATGGTATCCATACAGCTTTATGGCTCCTGTTCCACAAAACGAACCGTGGTTGAGTAGTGCATTGAAGTTGTTGAACTCGCTTGTAAGCGACATTGAAGCAGGCGGAATCAAATCAGAAAATATTTTTGTGTTGGGCTTTTCACAAGGCGCCTGCCTTACACTTGAATTCGCCACGCGTAATGCCAGGCGATGGGGTGGCGTTGCTTCTTTAACCGGAGGATTAATCGGTGAAAAAATCCATGCTGAAAATTATCTCGGAAATTTCAGCGGAACTCCAGTTTACATCAGCAACAGCAACAACGACCCTCACGTACCGTTATCGCGAAGTGAAGAATCTAAAAAAATAATGGAAAGTATGGGTGCAGTTGTTTCGTTACAAATATTTCCAAACAGACCGCACACCATTCTTAAAGAAGAACTTGATGCTGTAAGCCGAATGATGGCAAACCAATAA
- a CDS encoding YbjN domain-containing protein — MDLQQTSALVEESIRGLKVDPVACRGQKEGQWSLIYRGSTVWIDVFNFQDNPTRWYFQIMSPLLPVPDKNVESFYQNCLEINHNLYGSWISKKGDWLYVMFLREAAGLDLNEINATLDRVAIYSSDYNGKLKFKFEGSWLPKDTRPKATTEDGKS; from the coding sequence ATGGACTTACAACAAACCTCAGCTTTAGTCGAAGAAAGCATACGCGGACTGAAAGTTGACCCTGTAGCCTGCCGGGGACAAAAAGAAGGTCAATGGTCATTAATTTATCGTGGCTCTACCGTGTGGATTGATGTCTTTAATTTTCAGGACAATCCCACACGCTGGTATTTCCAGATCATGAGTCCGTTGTTGCCCGTACCGGATAAGAACGTGGAAAGCTTTTATCAAAATTGCCTGGAGATTAACCACAATCTGTACGGATCATGGATTTCCAAAAAAGGCGATTGGTTGTATGTGATGTTTCTACGTGAAGCAGCCGGCCTTGACCTTAATGAAATCAACGCCACGCTTGATCGCGTTGCCATCTACAGCAGCGATTACAACGGCAAATTGAAGTTCAAATTTGAAGGAAGCTGGTTGCCAAAAGATACCCGCCCGAAGGCCACTACGGAAGACGGCAAATCGTAA
- a CDS encoding NAD(P)-binding domain-containing protein — MKIAVFGTGTVGDTIGSRLIELGHQVMMGSRTANNEKALAFVAKHKSGASAGTFAEAATFGELIFNCTKGEASIDALRAAGNALDGKISVDVANPLDFSNGMPPSLIPSLSNTNSLGEEMQKTFPKTHVVKTLNTMWCGLMVNPNLIGGGDHINYICGNDAGAKSKVIELLKEFGWQEKNILDLGDITNARGTEAVLPIWLRVWGATKNGAFNFRLIS, encoded by the coding sequence ATGAAAATAGCTGTATTTGGAACCGGCACGGTTGGCGACACCATCGGTTCGCGATTAATTGAATTGGGTCATCAGGTGATGATGGGCTCGCGTACTGCAAACAATGAAAAAGCGTTAGCCTTTGTGGCGAAGCATAAAAGTGGTGCAAGCGCTGGGACGTTTGCAGAAGCCGCTACGTTTGGTGAACTTATTTTTAATTGCACAAAAGGAGAGGCTTCCATTGATGCATTGCGTGCTGCCGGAAATGCCTTAGATGGAAAAATCAGTGTGGATGTTGCCAACCCGCTCGACTTCAGTAACGGAATGCCGCCTTCTTTGATTCCATCTTTATCCAACACAAACTCCCTGGGCGAGGAAATGCAAAAAACATTTCCGAAAACCCATGTAGTAAAAACACTCAACACCATGTGGTGCGGGTTAATGGTTAACCCTAACCTGATTGGTGGGGGAGATCACATCAACTACATCTGCGGGAATGATGCCGGGGCCAAATCAAAGGTTATTGAACTCTTAAAAGAATTCGGTTGGCAGGAAAAGAATATCCTCGATTTGGGCGACATCACAAATGCACGCGGAACGGAAGCTGTGCTGCCCATTTGGTTGCGGGTGTGGGGCGCAACTAAGAACGGTGCCTTTAATTTTAGATTGATAAGTTGA
- a CDS encoding helix-turn-helix domain-containing protein, which produces MKINDEQYKFVIDGQDYHCALDVTSSFIGGKWKTVVLWYLRKDKKRFKELKDVIPDITDKMLSLQLRALEEDGLVKRTIFPEVPPRVEYELTKEGKSLVPVLEAMAEWGRTKAKKDGKMVKVYLR; this is translated from the coding sequence ATGAAAATCAACGATGAGCAGTACAAGTTCGTGATTGACGGACAGGATTACCATTGTGCATTGGATGTAACCTCCTCCTTCATTGGCGGAAAATGGAAAACCGTAGTGCTTTGGTATTTGCGTAAAGACAAAAAACGTTTTAAGGAATTAAAAGATGTGATTCCGGATATTACTGATAAAATGCTGTCACTTCAATTGCGTGCGTTGGAAGAAGATGGCTTGGTGAAGAGAACCATTTTTCCGGAAGTGCCGCCACGTGTAGAATATGAACTCACCAAAGAAGGCAAATCGCTGGTTCCTGTTTTGGAAGCCATGGCCGAATGGGGAAGAACTAAAGCGAAGAAGGATGGAAAAATGGTGAAAGTTTATCTCCGGTAA
- a CDS encoding serine hydrolase domain-containing protein, whose translation MHLFRLLLFICLVTSCSKDSDPAPNPAALYFPPIGTSTWETVSPADLGWNTSKVADLDAFLEASDSRALIVLKDGKIVLEKYRGKQFDDVTDFSVTSNWYWASAGKTLTAAVVGIAEEQNLIDLDEKTSTYLGTGWTDLTIEQENNITVRHQLTMTTGLDDDVPNRDCTDPECLIFKAAPGTRWAYHNAPYTLLDGVIANATGKTLNAYLNDELKSKTGMDGQYIQTGDNNVYYSTARSMARFGLLLLNNGKWNDTPVVPEAYITLMKSSSQNLNPSYGYLTWLNGKASYILPNTQVSIPGSVSPSAPADMFAAMGKNGQIINVVPSQNLVVVRMGDVPDTSLVPFLFQDDLWEKLNEIIPD comes from the coding sequence ATGCATTTGTTCAGATTATTGCTTTTTATTTGCCTGGTCACTTCCTGCAGCAAGGATTCAGATCCTGCACCAAATCCTGCCGCATTATACTTCCCCCCGATCGGTACATCTACATGGGAAACGGTGAGCCCTGCAGACCTCGGGTGGAACACTTCGAAAGTTGCAGACCTGGATGCTTTTCTGGAGGCATCGGACAGCCGCGCGTTAATTGTTTTAAAAGACGGAAAAATTGTGCTGGAGAAATACAGAGGAAAGCAATTTGATGATGTAACAGACTTTAGCGTTACCAGCAATTGGTACTGGGCTTCAGCCGGAAAAACCTTAACGGCAGCCGTTGTTGGTATTGCCGAAGAGCAGAACCTGATTGATCTGGATGAAAAAACGTCTACTTATCTGGGAACGGGCTGGACTGATCTTACTATTGAACAGGAAAACAACATTACCGTGCGTCATCAGCTTACCATGACTACCGGGTTGGACGATGATGTACCCAACCGCGATTGTACGGATCCGGAATGTTTGATTTTTAAAGCTGCACCCGGTACGCGATGGGCTTATCACAATGCCCCCTATACGTTGTTGGATGGCGTGATTGCCAACGCAACTGGCAAAACATTAAATGCTTACCTCAACGATGAATTGAAATCAAAAACCGGTATGGACGGCCAGTACATTCAAACCGGTGACAATAATGTGTATTACAGCACCGCGCGTTCTATGGCGCGATTTGGTTTGCTGTTACTTAACAATGGAAAATGGAATGACACCCCAGTTGTTCCGGAAGCATATATTACACTGATGAAATCCTCTTCTCAAAATCTCAATCCTTCGTACGGTTATCTTACCTGGCTAAACGGAAAGGCCTCTTACATTTTGCCCAATACGCAAGTCAGTATTCCCGGTTCGGTTTCACCCAGTGCACCTGCCGACATGTTTGCGGCCATGGGAAAAAACGGGCAGATCATCAATGTAGTGCCCTCACAGAATTTAGTGGTTGTTCGTATGGGCGATGTGCCCGATACTTCGTTAGTGCCGTTTTTATTTCAGGATGATTTGTGGGAAAAACTAAATGAAATCATACCGGATTAA
- a CDS encoding 5-oxoprolinase subunit PxpA yields the protein MKIDINCDMGEGMLNDADIMLYISSANIACGYHAGDEKTMRNTIDLCLKHNVAIGAHPGFDDKANFGRKPILLSADELYQLVWKQLEIIQAICNEKQAALHHVKLHGALYNMAAKDKSISNITAQAVKDFNPELIFYGLSGSVMISEAKALGLKTANEVFADRTYQPDGTLTPRTQPHALIKQSTEVIRQVEQIVKEKRVTTLTGEIIPIKADTICIHGDGDHALEFAIHIHKSLQSMGYIISAGSL from the coding sequence ATGAAGATTGATATCAATTGCGATATGGGAGAAGGCATGCTGAACGATGCCGACATTATGCTGTACATCAGCAGCGCCAACATTGCCTGTGGCTATCATGCAGGCGATGAGAAAACAATGCGCAACACCATCGATTTGTGTTTGAAGCATAATGTTGCCATTGGCGCTCATCCCGGCTTTGATGATAAAGCAAACTTTGGCCGCAAGCCAATACTGCTTTCCGCGGATGAACTGTATCAACTGGTGTGGAAACAATTGGAAATCATCCAGGCAATCTGCAATGAAAAGCAGGCAGCGTTGCATCATGTGAAACTGCATGGAGCGCTGTACAACATGGCCGCAAAAGATAAATCGATCAGTAACATTACGGCTCAGGCTGTTAAGGATTTTAATCCTGAGTTGATTTTTTATGGCTTAAGTGGAAGCGTAATGATCAGCGAAGCAAAAGCATTAGGTTTGAAAACCGCCAACGAAGTATTTGCCGACCGCACCTACCAACCGGATGGAACCCTAACGCCCCGAACGCAACCGCATGCGTTGATTAAACAGTCCACTGAAGTGATAAGACAGGTTGAACAAATTGTGAAAGAGAAGCGTGTAACGACCCTTACCGGTGAAATTATACCTATAAAAGCAGATACGATTTGTATTCATGGCGATGGTGACCACGCACTTGAATTTGCAATTCACATTCATAAATCACTTCAATCCATGGGCTACATAATTTCTGCAGGCTCGTTGTAA
- a CDS encoding biotin-dependent carboxyltransferase family protein, whose amino-acid sequence MSIEVIKAGIADSVQDNGRFGFQHLGINPNGVMDMNAMKIVNALVGNELNEAVIEMSFPASTFRFTKPALIALSGADFSAKLGGQHIPLNQPIRVASGSELKFTKVLYGAWCYVAVHGGFEINNWLGSNSTHTKAKVGGVDGRFLKKGDRLNFNLSIEKAETKIFPWRANVSDYYYSWSVRTQTKLAQTMIRCIQGNEFDWLTKKSQQDFLNRDFVISRQSDRMGYRLTGTPLKQTKNQELLSAGVSFGTLQLLPNGELIALMADHQTTGGYPRIAHVIAADRSRLVQSRPNEEISFSFVTIQEAEDLMMIQERSLRQLQEACKFKLREIGL is encoded by the coding sequence ATGAGCATCGAAGTAATCAAAGCAGGTATTGCTGATTCCGTTCAGGATAACGGGCGATTTGGTTTTCAACATTTGGGCATAAACCCGAATGGGGTAATGGATATGAATGCCATGAAGATTGTCAATGCGTTAGTAGGAAATGAATTGAATGAGGCCGTTATCGAAATGAGTTTTCCGGCTTCCACATTTCGTTTTACTAAACCGGCATTGATAGCCCTAAGTGGTGCCGACTTTTCCGCAAAGCTGGGCGGGCAACATATTCCGTTGAATCAACCGATTCGTGTGGCATCGGGGAGTGAGTTGAAGTTTACCAAAGTTTTGTATGGTGCATGGTGTTACGTGGCGGTGCATGGAGGTTTCGAAATAAACAATTGGCTGGGAAGTAATAGTACCCATACAAAAGCTAAGGTTGGCGGAGTTGATGGCCGGTTTTTAAAGAAAGGAGACAGACTCAATTTCAACTTGAGTATAGAAAAAGCAGAAACAAAAATTTTTCCATGGCGCGCAAATGTTTCGGACTATTACTACTCGTGGTCTGTGAGGACACAGACCAAGTTGGCACAGACCATGATAAGATGCATTCAAGGAAACGAATTTGACTGGCTGACAAAGAAATCACAGCAGGATTTTTTGAACCGTGATTTTGTCATCAGCAGGCAAAGCGATCGTATGGGTTATCGGTTAACCGGAACGCCCCTGAAGCAAACCAAAAACCAAGAATTACTTTCTGCAGGTGTCTCTTTTGGTACGTTACAGTTGTTGCCTAATGGTGAACTTATTGCGTTAATGGCCGATCATCAAACTACCGGTGGTTACCCAAGAATCGCGCATGTTATTGCTGCTGATCGGTCGCGGTTGGTGCAAAGCAGGCCAAATGAAGAGATTTCGTTTTCATTTGTTACGATTCAGGAAGCAGAAGATTTGATGATGATTCAGGAAAGGAGTTTACGGCAATTGCAGGAAGCATGTAAATTCAAACTTCGGGAAATTGGACTATGA
- the pxpB gene encoding 5-oxoprolinase subunit PxpB: MSELVSIYPISENALTVCLGDKMDVAINDRVFRLFQYLHRHPNPFWKDLIPAYCTLTVVYDVHVIRKYHPSAFEWVTHEMERALKACKEREILPARKLRIPVCYDSEFGFDIKSLAKTHKLSVDQVIELHTQQTYRVYMLGFLPGFAYMGIVDDKIATPRLSTPRKHVPAGSVGIAGNQTGIYPLDSPGGWNVIGRTPLQLFTPQACVDTGLGKGTSLYELLVFFQPGDEVKFYSISKEAYDSFDVRNFNPFST, from the coding sequence TTGTCAGAGCTCGTTTCGATATATCCAATAAGTGAAAATGCCCTAACGGTTTGTTTGGGTGATAAAATGGATGTGGCTATTAACGACCGGGTTTTCAGGCTGTTTCAGTATTTACATCGGCATCCCAATCCGTTTTGGAAAGATTTGATACCTGCCTACTGCACATTAACTGTTGTGTATGATGTTCATGTTATTCGCAAGTACCACCCATCGGCATTTGAATGGGTGACCCATGAAATGGAACGCGCCTTAAAAGCATGTAAGGAAAGAGAAATATTGCCTGCTCGAAAACTTCGTATTCCTGTATGTTATGATTCTGAATTTGGCTTTGATATAAAGTCGCTGGCCAAAACTCATAAACTTTCCGTTGATCAGGTGATTGAACTTCATACACAGCAAACGTATCGGGTTTACATGCTGGGGTTTTTGCCTGGCTTTGCCTACATGGGCATTGTGGATGATAAAATTGCCACACCCCGATTATCTACACCACGTAAGCATGTGCCTGCCGGTAGCGTGGGTATTGCCGGTAATCAAACCGGCATTTATCCGCTTGATTCACCGGGAGGATGGAATGTTATCGGAAGAACACCCCTTCAACTATTTACCCCCCAGGCCTGTGTCGACACAGGCTTGGGTAAAGGCACAAGTTTATATGAATTATTGGTGTTTTTTCAACCAGGCGATGAAGTGAAATTCTATTCCATCAGCAAGGAAGCATATGATTCTTTTGATGTTCGAAACTTCAATCCGTTTTCAACATGA
- a CDS encoding MarR family transcriptional regulator, whose product MPSIESEVKQEKFQSEFQKAAVNILFTGSWLYNLNATFLKTFDVTPEQFNVLRILRGSHPKPMMLADITCRMIDKNSNATRLVEKLRVKGLVKREICKNNRRQVDISITDKGLTVLTKIDRSSDAWQSTLKNLTKAEAQQLNFLLDKLRG is encoded by the coding sequence ATGCCTTCCATTGAGAGTGAAGTTAAACAGGAAAAATTTCAAAGCGAATTTCAAAAGGCGGCTGTAAACATTTTGTTTACCGGAAGCTGGTTGTATAATCTGAACGCAACGTTTTTGAAAACGTTTGATGTTACTCCGGAACAGTTTAATGTATTGCGTATTCTGCGCGGAAGTCACCCCAAGCCCATGATGCTGGCCGACATCACCTGCCGCATGATTGACAAGAACAGTAACGCCACACGCCTGGTGGAGAAACTTCGTGTAAAGGGTTTGGTAAAGCGCGAAATCTGCAAGAACAACCGCAGGCAAGTCGACATCAGCATTACTGACAAAGGATTGACAGTATTGACTAAAATTGATCGCTCATCCGATGCCTGGCAGTCGACTTTAAAAAACCTGACAAAAGCCGAAGCGCAGCAATTGAATTTTTTGTTGGATAAACTACGTGGTTAA
- a CDS encoding YdeI/OmpD-associated family protein, translating into MIAFTATIQRFDKKGEKTGWSYIEISAAHAKKLKPDTKTSFRVKGKLDQFTIKQIAVIPMGDGKFIIPFNATMRKGTGKKHGDKIKVVLEPDESKFVMNADFVACLKDDPMANTFFKTLPAGHQRYFSKWIDSAKTTQTKTKRIVMAVNALARKMGFPEMLREEKRNKYS; encoded by the coding sequence ATGATCGCTTTTACCGCCACCATACAACGTTTCGACAAAAAGGGAGAAAAAACCGGCTGGAGCTATATTGAAATCAGTGCCGCTCATGCTAAAAAACTGAAACCGGATACGAAAACATCCTTTCGGGTGAAAGGAAAACTGGACCAGTTCACCATCAAACAAATTGCGGTAATCCCGATGGGTGATGGAAAATTTATCATCCCCTTCAACGCCACCATGCGCAAAGGCACCGGCAAAAAACATGGGGATAAAATAAAAGTTGTGCTTGAGCCTGATGAAAGCAAGTTTGTAATGAATGCCGATTTTGTTGCCTGCCTGAAAGATGATCCGATGGCGAACACTTTTTTCAAAACATTACCAGCCGGACACCAACGCTATTTCAGTAAGTGGATCGACAGCGCCAAGACAACACAAACCAAAACCAAACGAATTGTAATGGCTGTTAATGCACTCGCGCGAAAAATGGGTTTCCCGGAAATGCTGCGGGAGGAGAAGCGAAATAAGTACAGTTAA
- a CDS encoding DUF6265 family protein, which yields MKQSGLKAWIFISLIFIVFHAAGQTKAELNELNFISGKWVGSMAWGAMEEYWSEAMGDNMVCAFRCVKDGKIMFYEFIVIEQSDAGVPVMKLRHFNRGNIAWEEKDKPYEYPLLSLSKNKAVFEAPDKKTRLIYERLNESQLKAVLEREKDGKWEADEFLYKLSR from the coding sequence ATGAAGCAATCTGGATTAAAAGCATGGATATTCATCAGTCTGATCTTTATAGTGTTTCACGCAGCGGGTCAGACAAAAGCCGAATTGAATGAGCTTAATTTTATTTCCGGCAAATGGGTTGGCAGTATGGCCTGGGGAGCTATGGAAGAGTATTGGAGTGAGGCGATGGGCGATAACATGGTGTGTGCCTTTCGTTGTGTGAAAGATGGGAAAATCATGTTCTATGAATTTATCGTCATTGAGCAATCCGATGCGGGTGTGCCGGTGATGAAACTCAGGCATTTTAATCGCGGCAATATTGCATGGGAAGAAAAAGATAAGCCCTACGAATATCCATTACTAAGCCTGAGTAAAAACAAAGCTGTATTTGAAGCGCCCGATAAAAAGACTCGCCTGATTTACGAACGCCTGAATGAAAGTCAACTCAAAGCCGTTCTTGAACGCGAAAAGGACGGTAAGTGGGAAGCAGATGAGTTTCTTTATAAACTGTCCAGGTAG
- a CDS encoding glycoside hydrolase family 15 protein encodes MSIHKYNMGIVGNCSYIAYIDHAAKVQWMCMPRFDSDFVFGGLLDSKKGGEFSITPVGEYKSHQYYIPNTNVLCTEFECASGKFKVIDCAPRFSQFERYFKPLMLVRKIELLEGSPQITVRCRPVSNYGKKSPDVVQGSNHLRFLNFSMQVRLTTDVSLSHIVEEQSFVLDQNRYLVFTYGEPLEAALKATAEDFINKTVRYWQGWIKSTYLPDIYQDQIIRSALVLKLHQYEDTGGIIASGTTSLPEHHGSSRTWDYRYCWFRDAYYTLKAFNEIGHFDELERYFEYIQNILITEEDRIQPMYSITGKKDLEEIHIDLEGYLGNQPVRIGNKAYIQIQNDVYGQVLVSLLPLFIDKRLSIAKKNSYTRLIDRLLASIERTMDEPDAGLWEFRNVKQVHSYTMLFHWAGSKAALKIGRLTENADLCARALKIEALAIDRIERCYDPQQQVYTQAVGSPNLDASTLKLITMNYLDPRLPKTHEHLKQLEAKLKTDQGLFYRYVHPDDFGKPEATFLVCAFWYVDALACVGRVDDAIRTLDGILPYANHLGIFSEDVGLDGSQWGNFPQTYSHVGLINAAFRISKKLDMPTFK; translated from the coding sequence ATGAGCATACACAAATACAACATGGGTATCGTTGGCAATTGCTCCTACATTGCCTACATCGATCATGCGGCCAAAGTTCAGTGGATGTGTATGCCCCGCTTCGACAGCGATTTTGTTTTTGGTGGATTGCTGGATTCGAAAAAAGGAGGTGAGTTTTCTATTACACCAGTTGGTGAATATAAGAGTCATCAATATTATATACCCAACACCAACGTATTGTGTACAGAGTTTGAATGTGCCAGCGGAAAATTTAAAGTCATCGACTGCGCACCACGCTTTTCGCAATTTGAGCGCTACTTCAAGCCCTTGATGCTTGTACGCAAGATTGAACTGTTGGAGGGAAGTCCGCAAATAACCGTGCGTTGCCGGCCGGTAAGTAATTATGGAAAAAAGTCACCCGATGTGGTGCAGGGCAGCAACCATTTACGTTTTTTGAATTTTTCCATGCAGGTGCGCCTGACCACCGATGTTTCCTTATCGCATATTGTAGAGGAGCAGTCGTTTGTGTTGGATCAAAACCGGTACCTCGTGTTTACCTATGGCGAACCGTTGGAGGCTGCACTGAAAGCCACCGCGGAGGATTTCATAAATAAAACTGTTCGCTATTGGCAAGGCTGGATCAAGAGCACCTACCTGCCCGATATTTATCAGGATCAGATTATTCGATCGGCCTTGGTGTTAAAACTTCATCAGTATGAAGACACGGGTGGCATCATTGCCTCGGGTACTACCAGTTTGCCTGAACACCACGGCAGTTCGCGTACGTGGGATTATCGCTATTGCTGGTTTCGCGATGCGTACTACACATTGAAGGCATTTAACGAGATTGGCCACTTTGATGAACTGGAACGCTACTTCGAATACATTCAGAATATTCTGATCACGGAAGAAGATCGCATACAACCCATGTACAGCATTACCGGTAAAAAAGACCTGGAAGAGATTCACATCGACCTGGAAGGTTATCTGGGCAATCAACCCGTACGGATTGGGAATAAAGCGTACATCCAGATTCAAAATGATGTGTATGGGCAGGTGTTGGTAAGCTTGCTTCCCTTGTTTATTGATAAACGACTCTCCATCGCCAAGAAAAATTCCTACACGCGATTAATTGATCGATTGCTGGCTTCTATTGAACGAACCATGGATGAACCCGATGCGGGTTTGTGGGAATTCAGAAATGTAAAGCAAGTCCATTCCTACACCATGTTGTTTCATTGGGCGGGAAGCAAAGCCGCGTTGAAGATCGGCAGGCTTACCGAAAATGCCGACCTCTGTGCACGTGCATTAAAAATTGAAGCGTTGGCGATTGATCGTATTGAACGCTGTTATGATCCACAGCAACAAGTGTATACGCAGGCGGTTGGCTCACCTAACCTGGATGCGAGTACGCTGAAGTTGATTACGATGAACTACCTCGATCCGCGTTTGCCTAAAACACACGAGCACCTGAAGCAATTGGAGGCCAAACTAAAAACTGATCAGGGATTATTTTATCGCTACGTTCATCCGGATGATTTCGGAAAACCTGAAGCCACGTTTTTGGTGTGTGCTTTCTGGTATGTGGATGCGCTGGCCTGTGTAGGCAGGGTAGACGATGCCATCCGAACGTTGGATGGAATTTTACCGTATGCCAATCACCTCGGTATTTTCAGTGAAGATGTCGGGCTGGATGGCTCGCAGTGGGGTAACTTTCCGCAAACGTACAGCCACGTGGGGTTGATAAATGCAGCGTTTCGCATTTCAAAAAAACTGGATATGCCGACATTCAAGTAA